Proteins encoded within one genomic window of Hevea brasiliensis isolate MT/VB/25A 57/8 chromosome 8, ASM3005281v1, whole genome shotgun sequence:
- the LOC110657528 gene encoding protein ALP1-like, with protein MESKKLAALLSSLISQLLLLLLLIFPSSNSFDSNTNSYANLFPLLHHFLSSQEISAFLSLFTFSRKRKRTYFSELDSESTHEDGDHEHGPRLSEWDRVTRNPDSYKTFFRMSSSTFEWLSGLLEPLLECRDPIGSPLNLSAELRLGIGLFRLATGSNYSHIAGRFGVTESVTRFCAKQLCRVLCTNFRFWVAFPSPAELQLVSKDFETLTGLPNCCGVIGCARFELDGKNDCKLASDDKDQDDRIAVQIVVDSSSRILSVIAGFRGDKGNCRILKSTTLYKDIEEGRLLNSSPVIFNGVAINQYLIGGKGYPLLPWLMVPFVDALPGSYEEVFNTANNLMRVSAFRTVASLKNWGVLCKPIEEELKTAVAFIGACSILHNALLMREDDSALLDVGDYSLYDQGPQCCDADLEETLIERKASDIRIALATRVKEFQKS; from the coding sequence ATGGAATCCAAGAAATTGGCtgctcttctttcttctctcatctctcaacTTCTTCTCCTCCTTTTACTCATTTTCCCTTCCTCCAATTCCTTTGATTCCAATACCAATTCCTATGCTAACCTTTTCCCTCTTCTCCACCATTTCCTCTCCTCCCAAGAAATTTctgctttcctttctctcttcacTTTTTCCAGGAAAAGGAAGAGAACCTATTTCTCAGAACTGGACTCTGAGTCCACCCACGAAGACGGAGACCATGAGCACGGACCTCGACTCAGTGAGTGGGACCGAGTTACTCGGAACCCTGACTCGTATAAAACCTTCTTCAGAATGAGCTCTTCAACCTTTGAATGGCTCTCTGGCTTGCTTGAACCGTTGCTAGAATGCCGTGACCCGATTGGATCACCGCTTAATCTTTCTGCTGAACTCCGGTTAGGTATCGGTCTGTTTAGATTGGCTACCGGCTCAAATTATTCTCACATCGCTGGCCGATTTGGCGTCactgagtcagtgactcggttttGTGCTAAGCAATTGTGCCGGGTCTTATGCACCAATTTTCGCTTCTGGGTTGCATTTCCTTCCCCTGCTGAGCTTCAATTGGTGTCAAAAGATTTTGAAACTCTTACAGGATTACCAAATTGTTGTGGTGTGATAGGATGTGCTAGATTCGAGCTTGATGGGAAGAATGATTGCAAATTAGCTTCAGACGACAAGGATCAAGATGATAGAATTGCTGTTCAAATTGTTGTGGATTCATCTTCAAGAATTTTAAGTGTAATCGCTGGATTTCGTGGAGATAAGGGTAATTGTAGGATACTTAAATCGACAACTTTGTACAAGGATATTGAAGAAGGGAGGCTATTGAATTCGAGCCCAGTTATTTTCAATGGTGTGGCCATAAATCAGTACCTAATTGGAGGAAAAGGGTATCCTTTACTTCCTTGGTTAATGGTTCCATTTGTTGATGCTTTGCCTGGATCATATGAAGAGGTATTTAATACAGCAAATAATTTAATGCGAGTTTCTGCATTTAGAACTGTCGCTAGCTTGAAAAATTGGGGTGTTTTGTGTAAACCAATCGAAGAGGAGCTTAAGACTGCTGTTGCTTTTATTGGCGCATGCTCGATCCTTCATAATGCTTTATTAATGAGGGAGGATGATTCTGCACTGCTTGATGTGGGAGATTATTCTTTATATGATCAAGGTCCTCAGTGCTGTGATGCTGATTTGGAGGAGACTTTGATTGAAAGAAAGGCTTCTGATATAAGAATTGCGTTGGCTACAAGAGTTAAAGAATTTCAGAAATCCTGA